Genomic window (Rossellomorea aquimaris):
CCTCCAAAGATCTTTCCGGTGTCAGGACAAAAATGGACTCTCACGTACACATCACGAGCACCGGGATAGTAGCCGGCATGTGACTTTCCTTCGTGCACGGAGGTTCTATACGAATAGCCCTTTTCATTTAATTCCTTCTCACCTAATCCGGTAGATGCAATGGAAAGGTCAAAAACCTTCGCAATTGCAGTACCAAGCATCCCCTTAAAAGGGACTGGGCTTCCTGATAGGTGTCTAGCAATAATGTAAGCTTGTCGGTGGGCAGGCCATGCGAGAGGAACCTGCTTAGGGGTCCCGTCAATAAGATCCATGGACTCCACCACATCTCCGACTGCATAAATGGAGGGATCGTCTGTTTGCATAAACTCATTACTGACGACACCACCTGACTCTCCTGTTGATAACCCGGCTTCCTTAGCAAGAAGGTTATTCGGCTTTACACCTACCGAAAGGAGAATGAAGTCAGATTGAAATGTTTCCCCGCTGTCAAGTTTCAGGGTGTTTTCTGATAGCACCTCTTTCAGTCCATCATTGGTGTACAACTTAACACCTTGCTCCGTTATATGTTCTTGCAGTTTGATGGCGGTCTCTTCATCGATTACACTGATCACATGTTCCGATCTTTCGACCAGATTGACTTTCATACCTAAATGAGTGAAGTTCTCAGACATTTCGACACCTATGTAGCCTCCGCCGATAATCGTACAGTCATTTGGTTTTGAGGTTTCAACAAATTGCTTGATTCTGTCCATGTCTTCAACGGTTCTGAGATGGAAAGCCGGTATTTTATCAAGCCCCGGGATGTCAGGGATAAAGGGGGAAGCCCCTGTTGCAAGTACGAGGTAATCATATGCTTCTTCGTAATCCTGATTTTTGTCATGATCCCTCACAAGTAAAGAATTTTTACTGCGATCAATTTTCAACGCCTCATGATGCATGCGGACATCGATGTTTTTTTGTGTATGTAATTTTTCAGGTGTGGCTGCAAAAAGACTTTCACGGTCTTTAATGACTTCACCTAAGTAATAAGGCATTCCGCATGCCCCATATGAAAGATAGGATGTCT
Coding sequences:
- a CDS encoding CoA-disulfide reductase, whose amino-acid sequence is MKKKVIIIGAVGGGATTASQIRKLDSEIEIILLEKTSYLSYGACGMPYYLGEVIKDRESLFAATPEKLHTQKNIDVRMHHEALKIDRSKNSLLVRDHDKNQDYEEAYDYLVLATGASPFIPDIPGLDKIPAFHLRTVEDMDRIKQFVETSKPNDCTIIGGGYIGVEMSENFTHLGMKVNLVERSEHVISVIDEETAIKLQEHITEQGVKLYTNDGLKEVLSENTLKLDSGETFQSDFILLSVGVKPNNLLAKEAGLSTGESGGVVSNEFMQTDDPSIYAVGDVVESMDLIDGTPKQVPLAWPAHRQAYIIARHLSGSPVPFKGMLGTAIAKVFDLSIASTGLGEKELNEKGYSYRTSVHEGKSHAGYYPGARDVYVRVHFCPDTGKIFGGNVVGGEGVDKQIDVLATAIFGGLTITDLQEIETCYAPPFSSPKGLLNMIGYKGAGLIEKE